In Elusimicrobium sp. An273, a genomic segment contains:
- a CDS encoding LPS assembly lipoprotein LptE → MKKFLSVLCAAAALAACASEGAVYKPQAQIMPQHIKKIAVRQILNKTEVFALEDKFYNELYDEFLRDGSYQIVSENNGAEGVVVTTISRYLNVPIQYDSQLIPTVYRMDIWLDVVFMDKTTNAPVWREPAFLGTQIYAASTLPGGMTEVQARDVVFEKLSKDIVKRTVEGFGSVMSENKKKVMNNPEYTTITQ, encoded by the coding sequence ATGAAAAAATTCTTGTCTGTTTTATGTGCGGCCGCCGCGCTTGCGGCGTGCGCCAGCGAAGGGGCCGTGTACAAACCGCAGGCCCAAATTATGCCGCAGCACATCAAAAAAATCGCGGTGCGCCAAATCCTCAACAAGACGGAAGTCTTCGCCTTGGAAGACAAGTTCTATAACGAGCTTTACGACGAATTTTTGCGCGACGGTTCCTATCAAATCGTCTCCGAAAACAACGGCGCCGAAGGCGTGGTGGTAACCACCATTTCCCGCTATTTAAATGTGCCCATCCAGTACGACAGCCAACTCATTCCCACCGTGTACCGCATGGACATTTGGCTGGATGTGGTGTTTATGGACAAAACCACCAACGCGCCCGTCTGGCGCGAGCCGGCGTTTTTGGGCACGCAAATTTATGCGGCTTCCACCCTGCCCGGCGGCATGACCGAGGTACAGGCGCGGGACGTGGTGTTTGAAAAACTCTCCAAAGACATCGTCAAACGCACGGTGGAAGGGTTTGGCTCGGTGATGAGCGAAAACAAAAAGAAAGTGATGAACAACCCGGAATATACCACCATTACCCAATAA